The genomic region tccacctcttgacaaagatcccaaaaggaaaacttctaggaatactgtagccaaattccagagttcccaggtcaaggagaaaatattgcaagtagccaaaaagaaacaatttgagtattgtggaaacataatcaggataacacaagacctgatagcttctaccttaaaggattgaagggcttggaatgcgatattctggaggtcaaaggagctaggactaaaaccaagaatcacctacccagcaaaactgagtataatactcttGGGCAAAATATACactttaaatgaaatagaggacttttaggcattctttatgaaaagatcaaagctgagtagaaaatttgactttcaaatacaagaatcaagagaagcatgaaaaggtaaacaggaaagagaaatcataagggacttattaaagttgaactgtttacatttctacatggaaagatgataattgtaactcatgagacctttctcagtattaaggtccttgaagggaatgtacatgtatatagacagatgacacaggatgagttgaatatgaagggatgatatctaaaaaataaaattaatgagtgagagaggaatacattggaagaaagagaaagggagagatagaatggggtaaattatttcagataaaagaggcaaaaatgttgttataaaggaagggaagaggggggaaagggaatgagtgaaccttactctcattgtatttggcttaaggatggaataacatacacactcaatttgatGTATTACCTGCAGGGaagtagaagggaagaggataagagggagtgggatgatagaaaagagggcagattggggaggtgatactcagaagcaaacacttttgaaaagagacaaggtcgaaggagaaaatagaataaatgtgcgaataggatggagggaaatgtagtcttttacaacacgacgattatgaaagtgttttgcatgatgacccgtgtataacctatattgaattgcttgcgttcttaatgagggtgggtgaggagggaggaagggagagaatttttacaaatattaaaaattgttttcacatgtaaccTGGAAATAATATCTACCATAAAgtaagcatagaaatctatcttgccctacaagaaagtaagggggaagggaatagggggatgtggtgatagaagggagggtagactgtgGAAAGGGGTAATGacaatacatgccatcttggggtgggggataggggagagacagggagaaaatttgtaactcaaaatcttgtggaaatgaatgttgaaaactaaaataaataaattaatctaagaaaaagaaaaaaatcaatttcccaCATTGTGGGCAtctagatatatgtgtgtgtatgtgtgtgtatgcatgtgtactcATGCTTCTCTCATTTTGTCCTTGTGAAATTAATTCATTGAACCTCAGTGTAACACTTTACAACTGTCCATAGTAAGTTCCATCTTGGGCAATTTAAGTCTAATTTTCTAGTTTGATAAGATATTTTGGTATTTTAGCTCTATCATCCAGTATGTTAGCTATATTACCAAATTAATGTCACttgtaaattttataaatttggtaTTATtaaatccaaatcattgataaaaatattaaacattacAGGCATAAGCACACATCCCCAGCAGTACTCCACAGGAGACTTCCATCCAATTTGTCATAGAACTATCAGTAATTTTTCTTTCAGCCAATTCCAGACATTTAtccagttccaaattgctttaattACATCATCTACTCCATGTCTCTCCTTCATTTCCAAAACAGATCCTTATTAGATGCTTTGCTAAAAAGAGTTCtttcagaaatggaaataaagtaaaTATGGCATGACTTGTTCTAGTGTTTTGTATTCATTGCTAGTGTTGTGTATTCATTGCTATTTCTTTAGTAATACTTTCCATAGTTTTGCAAAGAATTATACTccatagaaccagaagaacactgtacacagtaataataatattatatgatgatcaactctgaaagacataGCTACTCTATTCAAGACAACattccaagacaattctaaatgactcatgattaaaaatgctatcgaCCTCCAGAGGGACACCTGTTGAACTCTGAGTGCATATAGAAGTATacttttccactttatttttcttgcttttttgcaacatgactaatatggaaatacattttgatgACTTCACATAATGGATACATTGCttttcttctcaatgggtgggaacAAAAGAGAATCCGAAActcagttattttttaaatgaatgttaaagacaaaaacattttttaaaagaattacactcttcttcctcctcctcctcctcttcctcctcctcctcgtcctcctcctcctccttctcctcttccacctcctcctcctcctttttcttctcctcctcttcctcaccatcatcaccatcatcttcctcctcctcctcctcctcctgctcctgctcctgccgCTGCTGCTTCTCCCCCCGTTCCCTTGGAGCGGACCATCCTGGTGCCTCTTTTGTGAAGCGGCGGCTGAGGAGACCGCGGGACTCGCCATGGCCGACGAAAAGCCGAAGGAAGGagtcaagactgaaaacaacgACCACATTAATTTGAAGGTGGCAGGGCAAGATGGTTCAGTGGTGCAATTTAAGATTAAGAGGCACACACCACTTAGTAAACTAATGAAAGCCTATTGTGAACGACAGGGTTTGTCAATGAGGCAGATCGGATTCCGATTTGATGGGCAAccaatcaatgaaacagacaCACCTGCACAGTTGGAAATGGAAGATGAAGATACAATTGATGTattccagcagcagacaggaggCGCTTACTAAAAAGAATCTACAACTCTTCTCCAGAACTGTGCTCCCAAGAAAAACAATACATTCACAATTAGAAACCAAGATTTGGTTCATCCACATCCTGACTACTGCagtatagttttctctcttctttgattcccttcccCCGTTCCTTTGTTGTACATAAAGTAACTGGTGTATGTGCACAGGCATAATgcgtatttttttttaactaaatggcCGATGGTATGTTTTGATCAACATcaaatggagatggggaggggaaaaaacaaactggttctgtgaaaataccccttttctccattagtggcatgctcattcaacttttatctttatattccagtaagttattttgctctcactgtttaacaacaaaaaaaaaaaacccacaaaaaaaatccttgcataccttgtttgattggataatttcaatgtttttcttttatcattgtaaaaCCAAGGAcgattttataacttttttgtacGTAGCTGTTACATGTAGggcaatctctgtctctcagtagggataaattactataaagaaattgatcctagatagttttcccttcaagtcaaacatcttgttgtttaaataaacttcttgtttaaaataaaaaaaaaaagaattacactCAAGCTCAGTAGCTTATAATTTTCAGGTTACATTCTCCTaccattatttaaaaaatgcttatcacTAGATTTGGTGATCACTTCTCTGCTGAAACATCTTCAGTGACTCCTTTTGACTACTATGTAAAGTTCAAAGCTCCTTtacctggcatttaaggcccaaCGTAATCCACTCAAAGTTATTACCAGACTATTCTCATGTCACTCTTCTCCACCAGGCTATAATCCAGTCAGGCTAAATTACTTTCTATCCCCTGTGAATCCCACCTCTTGATTTTGATTAAGTTGTTCCTTAAACttgaaatttttcccttctctatctTTACTTGATGAATTTCTACCCATCCTTTAAGTAAAACTCAAATTCTATCTACTCTATGAGCCCTTATCTGATTTCTGTTATCAACAATGACCTTCTCCTTTTACCTTTCATAGTACTTTATTTCTCAGCTTCCTGATGAACTTATCACATAGTTAGCTGGTTTTGTGTCCTATCTTCCTATTACTGTATAAAATCCATGAAGGTAGAAATCATATCTAATGTAAACATTGTGTCATCCCCAGGACCTAGTAGGGTGTTCATAAGGTACATTTAAATAACACATATTGACACCCAGAGCAGACAAGTGCCTTTTCCAAGGGCTCATATATGAAATAGTAAAGTTGGACATTTAAATCTAGGTCCTCTGGATTCATGAACCAATGTTGCTGTAGTTGTTTTTTCCATTATAGTATGGCATTACCTAAATGATTTTATGCAAATCATTCTGgacctaagttttctcatttttaaaacatggtGAATGTATTATATTTACCCAAATGTCAGATTCTCTTGAAAAATCCTATCAATTTTGTCCTAAAATACATGGTTAGTTTAAATGTAGTTTAAATTGTGTcacaataaattcaataaataatttatttttcttaaaatttattgttttagccattatttcatatatgtatgtatatatatatatgtatatcatataaatgtatatacatgtaatggCGATGGAGGGGCTTTGAAATAACTTCATTATTCAGATATTTCAAGTGTAAGGTCCTTTGAGTTGTAATGGTAATTATCCCATGTGATAACCGATTCCTGACTTACTAGCTGGATTGTTTCCTTGTGTTTCTACTCTGTCCTAGAATATGTGGTCTGTCTTGGAGGCTCATTCCAATGTCAGAGGATATCAAACATTATTTGCTCCCCCCAGTTAGTTCCACTGTGCATTAATACAGAACAGACACCACAATGGTGCCTGACAGGTCTGATGAATTGTGACGATCTGGAATATAATGGGACTGAGCTAACAGTTAGGTTTAGTTGGATATTTTTTAATCTAAAACCTGAGATGAATCTGAACCCCAGATCCATCAATATTTCTAGTGTCTCATTTGGAAACCAGTAATATCAATGATTGACTGCATTTTACAGTGTCAATGACACATTGAGTCATTTGTGGCATGATATATCATTATGTCAGATGGCATCAAATGTCACAAaatatcagtttccattttttcttatttctggtCCAGATGGAAAGTTTATATTCAGGCACATCTCTTTCCACAGAAATCATAGTACATAGCAACTTGATGAATCTTTGAAGGAAAGTAGAGATTCTAAGGAGGACATGAGAAATAAGTACATCCTGGCATGAAGAAAAGTGCAGAGGCAGAGAGATTGTTATCTGTAAGCAATAGCAAGAAAGCTAGTGGTGCTAGATCATAGAGGAAAGGCAGTGGGACAATATAATAAGACAAGAAAGTTTGTTTGGAGGTAGGCTATGGTGGAGGTAATTAGGAACCACTAGAGTATAATGTTCAGGGGAGTAAAGTGATTACACTTGTAGAATAGCAATATCACTGAATCAACATTTTAGAAGTTGtatttgaaagggaaaagaatagagGCAGGGGGAAGACTCGGGAAACTAGATGTCCAGTTAAGAGATGAGTAGGGCCTGAATTAGTATGATCACTGGATGAGCTGAGAGAAAAGGATGAGTGATACAGATGCTGAGGAGTTAGAAATGAAAAGACAGCAACTGATGAAGATGTAGGATGAAAAACAGTAAATGGTTGAGGATGACTTCGATGTTGCAAACTTGTATGACTAGAAAACTGCTTGTGCCCTTAGCAGAAATAGAGAAGCCTATGAATGAGGAGGGATTCTAGAGCTATATGgtgaattccatttaaaatatttattgatatttctttttttgtctaaatgttatttcttccagtagaatataatctACTCAAGGTCTgggacttttttattctttcagctTTTGTTTCCCCAAGGCCTAACACaaaaggcacttaaaaatgcttgtttattgattgattaaaggccaatttcctcaatttcttaaaAGTTGTCATATTTAAATGCATGAGAAACTATTGAAATACAAGAATGACAATATAACTAGGATGCTGTTTGATGCAggcaaaagaacagaaagaaaaggtcatggaaaacataataaaaacacAAGGCCTCCACAGGTAAAGCAAAGCTCTTCACTGAGGCAATAATTTGGAAAACTCACATAAAAATCCAATAGTATTATTGGATGTTTAAATACATAACCATACAGCATTTCTCTTATAGcttgaatagatttttttaaaaaattttcaactCAACACTCAACAAATACCAAAATATGaaatagtatgtgtatatatgtatgtatatacatatgcatgcatgtgtatacatacatatatgtatgtgtgtataaacatacatacatacacatgtatcaactaggtggtgcagtggatagagctctaggcctagagtcaggaatgttcatcttcctgagttcaaatacagcctcagactcctattacctgtgtgacccagagcaagtaagtcacttaatcctgtttgccttagttactcatctgtaaaatgaattggagaaggaaatggcaaaccactccagtatctttgtcaagaaaacccccaaaagggatcacaaagaatcatacACAAcggaaacaacttaacaacaaaaatatatacacacattagaACTTATAAAGACAATTGCATATGATCATGAATCTTTATTAACTTTCAACtacctttttatttaatttttttcaattcataaaaatcctgacttttatcttgttggaaaaaaaatgtaataagtaAAACAGTTGAACCCTAAGTATGTCCAAAATATGTACCTTGAGCATATTGCTCCTCTGTCAGGAAGTGTATAAcatgtttcattatgagtcctctggaattgtggttgttcATTGTGTTCATAAGAATTTATAAGcattcaaagctgtttttctttacaatgttattattttgtgtcaattgttttcatttaattCTTCTTAATTCTGCTCCATTCATTCTGCTTAATTTCATAGGTCTTTTAAATCAGTACCTTCATTCCTCCATTAATGAGCAACTCCTTGATTTGATCTCCACCAGCTCAAAAAAtagttaatataaatattttgtacatatgggtttatttactttttctg from Trichosurus vulpecula isolate mTriVul1 chromosome 8, mTriVul1.pri, whole genome shotgun sequence harbors:
- the LOC118829051 gene encoding small ubiquitin-related modifier 2-like; the encoded protein is LLLFLLLLFLTIITIIFLLLLLLLLLLLPLLLLPPFPWSGPSWCLFCEAAAEETAGLAMADEKPKEGVKTENNDHINLKVAGQDGSVVQFKIKRHTPLSKLMKAYCERQGLSMRQIGFRFDGQPINETDTPAQLEMEDEDTIDVFQQQTGGAY